In one Defluviitalea raffinosedens genomic region, the following are encoded:
- a CDS encoding GNAT family N-acetyltransferase, with product MRVEKVMDDDKTKYMDLLLIADEQVSMIEKYLYRGEMFALYDDDLKALCVVTKEGEGIYEIKNMVTIPKYQRKGYGQALISFIVNHYKNSGTELYVGTGNSPMTLNFYEKCGFKPSHVVNNFFIHNYDHPIYENGKQLVDMIYLKRSLR from the coding sequence ATGAGAGTCGAAAAAGTTATGGATGATGATAAAACGAAATATATGGATTTACTACTTATTGCAGATGAACAGGTAAGTATGATCGAAAAATATTTGTATCGTGGGGAAATGTTTGCCTTGTATGATGATGATCTTAAAGCCCTTTGTGTTGTCACTAAAGAAGGCGAAGGAATTTATGAAATTAAGAATATGGTTACCATTCCAAAATATCAGCGGAAAGGTTATGGGCAAGCGCTTATTTCATTCATTGTAAATCACTACAAGAACTCAGGTACCGAGTTATATGTCGGCACTGGCAACAGCCCCATGACACTGAATTTCTATGAAAAATGTGGATTTAAGCCATCACATGTTGTTAATAATTTTTTTATACACAATTATGATCACCCTATCTACGAGAATGGAAAGCAATTGGTGGATATGATTTATCTAAAAAGATCGCTCCGTTAA
- a CDS encoding FprA family A-type flavoprotein: protein MKKLKIADGIHMLTMNVEDILFEGMWELANGVTLNSYIVQGEKTAIIDGVIGWDGVPETLYKSLGEIGVDPQNIDYLIVNHMEPDHSGWISNFRKIKDDFTIVCTDKAAKMVSSFYNEDKIMIVKEGDTLDLGNGKVLSFHPVPNVHWPDTMYTYESSTKTLFSCDMFGAFGMMGDHVFDDELTSEEIDYFEAEGMRYFSNVMITFTTSVKKAIEKAKTLDVRTIAPGHGPVYRKNPQKIMDDYTRFCRYAEGAGKNEVTILWGSMYGMTAKAIERAESVLQREGIQYSKLQMPLESESEMVATVFRSAAVIVAAPTYEYKLFPPVAEALNEAGRKKITGKVAFRFGSYGWSGGAENELKEIIERNKMKWDFIDSVEFEGAPKEEDLKKVEAGVLELIKKMKEKVVE, encoded by the coding sequence ATGAAAAAGTTAAAAATAGCAGATGGAATACATATGCTTACAATGAATGTTGAGGATATATTATTTGAAGGGATGTGGGAGCTTGCTAATGGAGTGACTCTTAATTCCTACATTGTTCAGGGAGAAAAGACTGCAATCATTGATGGCGTTATTGGTTGGGACGGGGTACCTGAAACCCTTTATAAGAGTCTGGGAGAAATAGGTGTCGATCCCCAAAATATCGATTATTTGATTGTTAATCATATGGAACCTGACCATTCAGGATGGATTTCAAATTTCCGAAAAATTAAGGATGATTTTACAATAGTATGTACTGATAAAGCTGCAAAGATGGTATCTTCTTTTTATAATGAAGATAAGATCATGATTGTGAAAGAAGGAGATACCCTTGATCTTGGAAATGGCAAGGTATTGAGTTTCCATCCAGTACCTAATGTTCATTGGCCAGATACCATGTACACTTATGAAAGCTCTACTAAAACCCTTTTCTCATGTGACATGTTTGGAGCATTTGGTATGATGGGAGACCATGTTTTTGATGATGAATTGACTTCTGAAGAGATCGATTATTTTGAAGCCGAAGGAATGAGGTATTTTTCCAATGTAATGATTACTTTTACAACCAGTGTCAAAAAGGCAATAGAGAAAGCAAAAACGCTGGATGTAAGGACTATAGCGCCTGGACATGGCCCAGTTTATAGAAAAAATCCTCAGAAAATCATGGATGACTATACCAGATTTTGCAGATATGCTGAAGGTGCAGGCAAGAATGAAGTTACAATTTTATGGGGCTCCATGTATGGTATGACCGCCAAAGCCATTGAACGTGCTGAAAGCGTACTTCAAAGAGAAGGTATCCAATATAGTAAGCTGCAAATGCCACTGGAAAGTGAAAGTGAAATGGTGGCGACTGTGTTTAGATCAGCAGCAGTGATCGTTGCGGCACCTACTTATGAATACAAGCTTTTCCCACCGGTTGCAGAAGCATTAAATGAAGCTGGCAGAAAGAAGATTACAGGTAAAGTGGCATTCAGATTTGGCTCCTATGGATGGTCTGGCGGAGCAGAAAATGAACTGAAAGAAATCATTGAAAGAAATAAGATGAAGTGGGATTTCATTGATTCTGTAGAGTTTGAAGGAGCACCCAAAGAAGAAGACCTTAAAAAGGTGGAAGCAGGAGTATTAGAGTTGATTAAAAAGATGAAAGAGAAAGTTGTAGAATAA